The Erythrobacter aurantius genome includes a window with the following:
- a CDS encoding peptidylprolyl isomerase yields MAAGLVGLAATSAPAQTTAVPTSDNPFGIPENFQVYGSDNPNERTATAVVNGYVITGTDIDQRVRLVTNSAEGEVSEEELQRLRAQVLRNLIDETLKIQAAEALELPAERAQVEQTYQQLAAQNFGSNPERMDEYLLSIGSSPAALKRQIEGELAWENLLRRNITPFVNVSAEEVNDVLARLNEAKGTEEYRLGEIYMNATAENREAVIQNMQRIMQQLEQGGSFVAYARQFSEATTAVVGGDTGFLRLATLPTAMANAVRQMQPGQLVGPIEIPGGFTIIYLIDKQQVLTADPRDSLLSLRQISIAFPAGTTDAEASTRIEEFGAFIQTLRGCSDVGRAQTEFGATVVANDQIEARRLPEQLQGILLNMQIGQTTPPFGSAQDGVRVLMLCGRDEPQESGAPTFQSVMNSIEEERINKRAQRYLRDLRNDAYIEYN; encoded by the coding sequence ATGGCGGCGGGCCTCGTGGGTCTGGCGGCAACTTCCGCACCAGCACAGACCACGGCCGTACCCACGTCCGACAACCCTTTCGGCATCCCGGAAAATTTCCAGGTTTACGGAAGCGACAACCCGAATGAACGCACCGCGACTGCGGTGGTTAACGGCTATGTCATCACCGGAACCGATATCGACCAGCGCGTGCGACTGGTCACCAATTCTGCCGAAGGCGAGGTTTCCGAAGAAGAGCTGCAACGCCTGCGCGCGCAGGTCCTGCGAAACCTGATCGACGAAACGCTGAAGATACAGGCCGCCGAAGCACTTGAATTGCCTGCAGAACGCGCTCAGGTCGAACAGACATACCAGCAGCTTGCGGCCCAGAATTTCGGCTCCAACCCCGAGCGCATGGACGAATATCTGTTGTCCATTGGCTCGTCCCCCGCCGCGCTCAAACGCCAGATCGAAGGCGAACTGGCTTGGGAAAACCTGCTGCGGCGGAACATCACCCCGTTCGTCAACGTGTCGGCGGAGGAGGTGAACGACGTTCTTGCCCGCCTTAACGAGGCCAAGGGAACCGAAGAATACCGGCTCGGCGAAATCTACATGAACGCCACTGCGGAAAATCGCGAAGCGGTGATCCAGAACATGCAGCGTATCATGCAGCAGTTGGAACAGGGTGGCAGCTTCGTCGCCTATGCCCGCCAGTTTTCCGAAGCCACCACGGCGGTGGTTGGCGGCGACACTGGCTTCCTGCGGCTCGCCACCCTGCCCACCGCCATGGCCAACGCCGTGCGCCAGATGCAGCCGGGACAGCTTGTCGGGCCAATCGAGATTCCGGGCGGCTTCACGATCATCTATCTCATCGACAAGCAGCAGGTGCTGACTGCTGACCCGCGAGATTCGCTTCTGAGCCTGCGGCAGATTTCCATCGCCTTCCCCGCTGGCACCACCGATGCGGAGGCCAGCACCCGGATCGAAGAGTTCGGCGCATTCATCCAGACCCTGCGCGGCTGCTCCGATGTCGGCCGTGCCCAGACCGAGTTTGGTGCGACCGTCGTCGCCAATGATCAGATCGAAGCTCGCCGCCTGCCCGAGCAGCTTCAGGGCATTCTCCTCAACATGCAGATCGGCCAGACTACCCCGCCGTTCGGTAGTGCGCAGGATGGCGTTCGCGTGCTGATGCTGTGCGGTCGTGACGAACCACAGGAGTCGGGCGCACCAACGTTCCAGTCGGTGATGAATTCGATCGAGGAAGAGCGCATCAACAAGCGCGCCCAGCGTTACCTGCGCGATCTGCGCAATGACGCCTATATCGAATACAACTAA
- the pdxA gene encoding 4-hydroxythreonine-4-phosphate dehydrogenase PdxA gives MADPAPSPLAIALGDPAGIGPEVILRSYLALRRSGQPFFVVGGFEVLRNAAERIGTDFTIVPIAEAGEAQMAFHAGLPVLAGIDAPYTPGMPSDEGAALALYSLAEAIRAVILGDAAGVITAPVSKAQLAKVGFEYPGQTEFLAEACGMAPDDAVMMLAGPTLRTVPLTVHVALSEVPALLSPELIVHKAQIVAAALKRDFGIANPRLAVSGLNPHAGEDGKFGDEESRIIEPAIASLREQGLDVTGPVPGDALFTPLLRPTYDVALCMYHDQALIPIKALEFDAGVNVTLGLPIIRTSPDHGTAFDIAGQGKADAGAMIAAIRMAGEMAKARSGKA, from the coding sequence TTGGCTGATCCGGCCCCATCCCCGCTTGCGATTGCGCTCGGCGATCCGGCGGGGATCGGGCCGGAAGTCATCCTTCGCAGCTATCTGGCGCTGCGCCGCTCCGGCCAACCTTTCTTCGTGGTAGGCGGGTTCGAAGTGCTTAGAAACGCTGCTGAACGGATCGGAACCGATTTCACAATCGTTCCCATCGCCGAGGCGGGCGAGGCGCAAATGGCGTTTCACGCAGGCCTGCCGGTTCTCGCCGGGATCGACGCGCCTTACACCCCCGGCATGCCGTCCGACGAAGGCGCGGCGCTTGCACTTTATTCGCTCGCCGAAGCCATCCGCGCGGTCATCCTTGGCGACGCGGCAGGGGTCATTACCGCGCCTGTGAGCAAGGCCCAGCTTGCCAAGGTCGGCTTCGAATATCCGGGGCAGACCGAATTCCTAGCCGAGGCCTGCGGAATGGCCCCTGATGATGCGGTGATGATGCTGGCCGGGCCGACGCTGCGCACGGTTCCGCTGACGGTGCATGTCGCGCTTTCAGAAGTACCGGCCCTGCTTTCACCCGAACTCATCGTCCACAAGGCGCAGATCGTTGCCGCCGCTCTCAAGCGCGATTTCGGCATCGCCAACCCGCGTCTCGCAGTCTCAGGATTGAACCCGCATGCGGGCGAGGACGGGAAGTTCGGTGATGAGGAATCGCGCATCATCGAACCCGCCATCGCTTCCTTGCGTGAACAGGGATTGGATGTGACCGGCCCAGTCCCCGGCGATGCGCTGTTCACGCCGCTGCTGCGCCCGACCTATGACGTGGCGCTCTGCATGTATCACGATCAGGCGCTGATCCCGATCAAGGCGCTGGAATTCGATGCCGGGGTCAACGTAACGCTTGGCCTGCCGATCATCCGCACCTCGCCCGATCACGGGACCGCCTTCGACATCGCCGGACAGGGCAAGGCGGATGCAGGCGCGATGATTGCCGCAATCCGTATGGCAGGCGAAATGGCGAAGGCGCGGAGCGGAAAGGCGTGA
- the rsmA gene encoding 16S rRNA (adenine(1518)-N(6)/adenine(1519)-N(6))-dimethyltransferase RsmA, with protein sequence MTTLPPIRDVIQRHGLSASKALGQNFLLDEQLLSRIAALPGDLAGKQVLEVGPGPGGLTRALLRAGANVTAIEMDRRCLPALEELGEAFPGQLKVIEGDALKLDHGDLMNGQPFHVLSNLPYNVGTALFVRWLGGEAWPPQWQSLTLMFQREVAERIVAQPGSSAYGRLAVLAQWRSSAKLAMKVHRSAFTPPPKVMSAIVHVTPAAAPEGVSARTLERLTEAAFGQRRKMLRQSLKGVPGALEALGALGIDETRRAETVSVAEFVGLARSLG encoded by the coding sequence GTGACCACCCTCCCTCCGATCCGCGATGTCATTCAGCGCCACGGCCTTTCCGCGTCTAAGGCTCTGGGGCAGAATTTCCTCCTCGACGAGCAATTGCTGAGCCGCATCGCCGCGCTTCCGGGCGATCTTGCGGGTAAGCAGGTGCTGGAGGTCGGCCCCGGTCCGGGCGGACTGACGCGGGCGCTCTTGCGCGCAGGCGCGAATGTCACCGCGATTGAAATGGACCGCCGGTGTTTGCCTGCGCTGGAGGAGCTTGGGGAGGCGTTCCCCGGCCAACTCAAGGTGATCGAAGGCGACGCGCTAAAACTGGATCACGGGGATTTGATGAACGGGCAGCCGTTCCATGTCCTCTCCAACCTTCCCTACAATGTCGGGACCGCGCTGTTCGTGCGCTGGCTCGGCGGTGAAGCATGGCCACCACAGTGGCAATCACTGACCCTCATGTTCCAGCGTGAAGTGGCTGAACGGATCGTCGCGCAGCCCGGCAGTTCAGCCTATGGCCGCCTTGCGGTGCTGGCGCAGTGGCGCAGTTCGGCAAAGCTGGCGATGAAGGTCCACCGCAGCGCCTTCACCCCTCCCCCCAAGGTGATGAGCGCGATTGTTCACGTGACTCCTGCCGCCGCACCAGAAGGCGTCTCGGCGCGAACGCTGGAGCGCCTTACCGAAGCCGCATTCGGCCAACGCCGCAAGATGCTGCGCCAGAGCCTGAAGGGCGTGCCGGGTGCGTTGGAGGCGCTTGGTGCGCTTGGCATCGACGAGACCCGTCGGGCTGAAACTGTCAGCGTGGCGGAATTTGTGGGGCTAGCCCGGTCGCTTGGTTAA
- a CDS encoding alpha/beta hydrolase, whose product MPTTNAPSPSPSPSPTPSPTPTGAAIALTSNIQYGEGATVNGAKPLFLDIHAPDEACSANRPTVLFVHGGGFTSGNKAGSNVNAIAEAMIPRGINVVSIQYRLDPDDPLPSQPFVDVVDDIVAAGGGDPNEPRLDAIAAAFEDTVAALGFLDANQDNLCVDTDRIAYWGSSAGAYTVLQVGYGLNQFGIQRPEPRVVVDYWGGLFRDNDLEVGEAPFLVIHGTNDATVDYKEAVDLTDRADVVAVSFALYTVNGAGHGFGATGTFTNTVEGQTLLERTADFVEAHLTGGTPVYGRFDVN is encoded by the coding sequence TTGCCGACCACGAATGCGCCGTCACCAAGTCCAAGTCCTTCGCCCACGCCCAGCCCCACGCCCACAGGCGCGGCAATCGCGCTCACTTCGAACATCCAGTACGGCGAAGGCGCAACCGTAAACGGTGCAAAACCACTCTTTCTCGATATTCACGCACCCGATGAAGCGTGCAGCGCTAACCGGCCAACTGTGCTGTTTGTTCATGGCGGCGGATTTACGAGCGGCAACAAAGCCGGTTCCAATGTGAATGCAATCGCCGAGGCTATGATTCCACGCGGGATCAATGTCGTTTCAATCCAGTACCGGCTCGACCCCGACGATCCGCTGCCATCGCAGCCCTTCGTCGATGTGGTCGATGATATCGTGGCAGCGGGCGGCGGCGATCCGAACGAACCGCGCCTCGATGCAATTGCAGCCGCTTTCGAGGACACGGTGGCGGCGCTCGGCTTCCTCGATGCCAATCAGGATAATTTGTGCGTTGATACAGACCGGATCGCCTATTGGGGCTCATCCGCAGGCGCTTACACCGTGCTGCAGGTGGGCTATGGTCTCAACCAGTTCGGCATCCAGCGACCCGAACCGCGCGTGGTGGTGGATTATTGGGGCGGCTTGTTCCGCGACAACGACCTTGAGGTGGGCGAAGCGCCGTTCCTCGTGATCCACGGCACCAATGATGCAACAGTGGATTACAAGGAAGCAGTCGATCTCACCGACCGAGCCGACGTGGTCGCGGTGAGCTTTGCACTCTACACCGTGAACGGCGCCGGGCACGGATTTGGCGCAACCGGCACCTTCACCAACACCGTCGAAGGGCAGACCCTGCTCGAACGCACTGCTGATTTCGTCGAAGCGCACCTGACTGGCGGAACCCCGGTTTACGGGCGGTTTGATGTGAATTAG
- a CDS encoding D-Ala-D-Ala carboxypeptidase family metallohydrolase translates to MRRFMVPIAGFFALTTASLAGVSDVERSPNETGPSSAGAFNRWLFTSEAHHLGWKAQYYAGFQGFLEREGVAGVVPTWQLWRVDAQYASRCGSDYFAVIPEERWHEILPTLKLLRDEVIPVTGPLEVVSAYRTPQINRCVNGASQSRHLSFSALDLVATNRSDRHRLFADLCAMHRRVGRATGIGLGAYFDPKDSERGASGRFHIDAAGFRDWGFDYTARSSPCPQLS, encoded by the coding sequence ATGCGGCGTTTCATGGTCCCCATCGCCGGCTTCTTTGCTCTGACTACGGCTTCGCTGGCCGGGGTCAGCGATGTTGAGCGTTCACCCAACGAAACCGGGCCAAGTTCAGCCGGTGCTTTCAACCGCTGGTTGTTCACGTCCGAAGCGCACCACTTGGGTTGGAAGGCGCAATATTACGCCGGGTTTCAGGGGTTTCTTGAACGTGAAGGTGTCGCCGGAGTGGTTCCGACCTGGCAGCTCTGGCGGGTTGATGCGCAATACGCATCGCGTTGCGGTTCCGATTACTTTGCGGTGATCCCGGAGGAGCGATGGCACGAAATCTTACCGACATTGAAGCTGCTTCGCGATGAGGTCATTCCGGTCACGGGGCCGCTCGAAGTGGTGTCGGCTTATCGCACTCCGCAAATCAACCGATGCGTGAACGGGGCCAGCCAGAGCCGCCATCTCAGCTTTTCCGCGCTTGATCTGGTCGCGACAAACCGCAGCGACAGGCACCGACTGTTTGCCGATTTGTGCGCCATGCACCGCAGGGTGGGCCGGGCGACGGGCATAGGGTTGGGGGCGTATTTCGACCCAAAGGATAGCGAGCGAGGAGCTTCCGGGCGGTTCCATATCGATGCCGCCGGCTTTCGAGACTGGGGTTTCGACTACACCGCAAGATCGAGCCCCTGTCCGCAGCTAAGCTAA
- a CDS encoding malate synthase G, translating into MTNMTDRAGLSIDERLADFLETQVLVPLGRDAAAFWDGFAAILAEFAPRNRALLAKREEIQRQIDSWHIARRGKPHDPAEYQAFLREIGYLVPEPGDFQIGTQNVDPEIATMAGPQLVVPILNARFLLNAANARWGSLYDAFYGTDALDAPPAKPGGYDEARGAAVIARGRQFLDQALPLVDQSWADLKDEHDGKLQDESQWVGFTEKGLLFRNNGLHIEVIFDRSTPVGASDKAGIADIMVESALTTIADCEDSVAAVDAEDKLLAYTNWLGIIRGDLQESFEKGGRTLTRKLNGDKGYKDGSGAEHSLPGRSLMFVRNVGHLMTNPAIRLPDGSEVPEGIMDAVFTSAISTLDVEGHAKYGNSRHGSIYIVKPKMHGPEECAFTNDLFDAVEDLLSLPRHTIKVGVMDEERRTSANLAACIHAVRDRIVFINTGFLDRTGDEIHTSMQAGPMMRKGAMKGSDWLKAYEARNVAIGLKHGLSGKAQIGKGMWAAPDLMGQMMVEKIGHLRAGANTAWVPSPTAATLHALHYHQLNVFEVQKDLPEPMGLESLLAIPLADGANWSEEELREELDNNCQGLLGYVVRWVDAGVGCSKVPDINDVGLMEDRATLRISSQHIANWLLHGVVSEGMVMDSLTRMAAKVDAQNAGDPAYTPLIGNEDGPAFSAAKDLIFKGVEQPSGYTEPLLHAWRLRKKAH; encoded by the coding sequence ATGACAAACATGACTGATCGCGCAGGTCTTTCGATTGACGAAAGGCTGGCGGATTTCCTTGAAACGCAGGTGCTTGTCCCGCTCGGGCGCGATGCGGCGGCATTCTGGGACGGCTTTGCCGCGATCCTTGCCGAGTTTGCGCCGCGCAACCGCGCACTGCTCGCAAAGCGTGAGGAAATCCAGCGCCAGATCGACAGCTGGCATATCGCGCGCAGAGGCAAGCCGCATGACCCGGCCGAGTATCAGGCCTTCCTCCGGGAAATCGGCTATCTCGTGCCAGAACCGGGTGACTTCCAGATCGGCACGCAGAACGTCGATCCGGAAATCGCCACCATGGCAGGCCCGCAGCTGGTGGTGCCGATCCTCAACGCGCGCTTTTTGCTGAACGCGGCCAATGCCCGCTGGGGCTCACTTTATGACGCGTTCTATGGAACCGACGCGCTCGATGCGCCGCCTGCAAAGCCCGGCGGTTATGACGAGGCGCGCGGTGCGGCTGTCATCGCGCGCGGACGGCAATTTCTTGATCAGGCCTTGCCGCTGGTCGACCAGAGCTGGGCCGATCTGAAAGACGAACACGACGGCAAATTGCAGGACGAAAGCCAGTGGGTCGGCTTTACCGAAAAGGGCCTGCTGTTCCGCAACAACGGCCTGCATATCGAAGTGATCTTCGACCGATCGACACCCGTAGGCGCGAGCGACAAGGCCGGGATAGCCGACATCATGGTCGAATCCGCGCTCACGACGATTGCCGATTGCGAGGATTCGGTCGCGGCGGTGGATGCCGAGGACAAGCTGCTCGCCTACACCAATTGGCTCGGAATTATCCGCGGCGATTTGCAGGAAAGCTTTGAAAAGGGTGGGCGCACGCTCACCCGCAAGCTCAACGGGGACAAGGGCTACAAGGATGGCTCCGGAGCCGAGCACAGCCTGCCGGGACGCAGTCTGATGTTCGTGCGCAATGTCGGCCACCTGATGACCAACCCGGCGATCCGCCTGCCCGATGGCAGCGAAGTGCCCGAAGGCATAATGGATGCCGTCTTCACCAGCGCGATCTCGACGCTCGATGTCGAAGGCCATGCGAAATACGGCAACTCGCGCCACGGCTCGATCTACATTGTGAAGCCCAAGATGCACGGGCCTGAGGAATGTGCCTTCACCAACGATCTGTTCGACGCGGTGGAGGATCTGCTGAGCCTTCCCCGCCACACGATCAAGGTGGGCGTGATGGACGAAGAGCGCCGCACTTCGGCCAACCTTGCCGCCTGCATTCATGCCGTGCGTGATCGGATCGTCTTCATCAACACCGGTTTCCTTGATCGAACGGGCGATGAAATCCACACCTCGATGCAGGCCGGGCCGATGATGCGCAAGGGCGCGATGAAGGGTTCGGACTGGCTGAAAGCCTATGAAGCGCGCAATGTCGCCATTGGCCTGAAGCATGGGCTTTCTGGCAAGGCGCAGATCGGCAAGGGCATGTGGGCCGCGCCTGATCTGATGGGGCAGATGATGGTCGAGAAAATCGGCCACCTGCGCGCCGGAGCGAACACCGCCTGGGTGCCTTCGCCCACCGCCGCGACGCTGCACGCGCTGCATTACCACCAGCTCAATGTGTTCGAGGTGCAGAAAGACCTTCCCGAGCCAATGGGCCTTGAGTCGCTGCTTGCGATCCCGCTGGCCGATGGCGCGAACTGGTCCGAGGAAGAATTGCGCGAGGAGCTCGACAACAATTGCCAGGGCTTGCTCGGCTATGTGGTGCGCTGGGTCGACGCCGGAGTTGGCTGTTCCAAAGTGCCCGACATAAACGACGTCGGCCTGATGGAAGACCGTGCGACGCTGCGCATCTCCTCGCAGCATATCGCCAACTGGTTGCTGCACGGCGTGGTGAGCGAGGGAATGGTCATGGACAGCCTCACCCGCATGGCCGCCAAGGTTGATGCGCAGAATGCGGGCGACCCCGCCTATACGCCGCTAATCGGCAATGAGGACGGCCCGGCATTCAGCGCGGCAAAGGACCTGATCTTCAAGGGCGTCGAACAACCGAGCGGCTACACCGAGCCACTGCTGCACGCATGGAGATTGCGCAAAAAGGCGCACTAG
- a CDS encoding hydrolase — MTRTTPPSIDADAMLDQVREWSAINTGTANLEGLARQADALSKAFSVLPGEISLVDPAPVTAIDADGSEFAKPHGKHLVVKVRPTANRRILLTGHMDTVFPADHPFQHQRWLEDGVLNGPGVADMKGGIAVMLHALMAFEQTASAGSLGYDVLINSDEETGSLASAGLIAEMARGKLAALTYEPAALPDGTLAHARGGTGNYSITFSGKSAHAGRNPHEGRNALVAAADLILRLKAMEREDITINPAKLEGGGPNNVVPDHAVLRFNIRPKSTSAMEGFDTELAKVLSAVEREHEVSIHRHGGVTRPPKPIDDKAQKLFDLVRECGAELGQDIRWQSTGGVCDGNNIAACGVPVVDTMGVRGGAIHSADEFLITASLAERAALSARVIERLSNFEF; from the coding sequence ATGACGCGCACAACGCCCCCTTCCATCGATGCCGACGCCATGCTGGATCAAGTCCGGGAATGGTCGGCCATCAACACCGGCACGGCCAATCTTGAAGGGTTGGCCCGGCAGGCCGATGCCTTGAGCAAGGCCTTTTCCGTGCTGCCCGGCGAGATCAGCCTTGTCGATCCCGCGCCTGTCACCGCGATCGACGCGGACGGCAGCGAATTTGCCAAGCCGCATGGCAAGCATCTGGTCGTCAAGGTGCGCCCGACCGCGAACCGTCGCATCCTTCTGACCGGGCATATGGACACCGTTTTTCCGGCAGACCACCCGTTCCAGCATCAACGCTGGCTCGAAGACGGCGTCCTCAACGGCCCCGGCGTTGCCGACATGAAAGGCGGCATAGCCGTGATGCTGCACGCTCTGATGGCCTTTGAACAGACGGCCAGCGCCGGATCTCTGGGCTATGACGTGCTGATCAATTCGGACGAGGAAACCGGATCACTCGCCAGCGCCGGGCTGATCGCGGAGATGGCGCGTGGCAAGCTGGCCGCGCTCACTTATGAACCAGCAGCCTTGCCCGACGGGACGCTTGCCCATGCTCGCGGGGGAACCGGCAATTATTCGATAACGTTCAGCGGCAAGAGCGCGCATGCCGGCCGCAATCCGCATGAAGGGCGCAACGCTCTGGTCGCTGCAGCCGACCTTATCCTGCGGCTAAAGGCGATGGAGCGTGAAGACATCACAATCAATCCGGCAAAGCTGGAAGGCGGCGGGCCCAACAATGTCGTGCCCGACCACGCGGTTCTGCGGTTCAACATCCGCCCCAAATCGACATCGGCGATGGAAGGGTTCGATACCGAACTTGCCAAAGTGTTGAGTGCCGTCGAGCGGGAGCACGAAGTGTCGATTCACCGCCACGGGGGGGTGACACGGCCTCCCAAACCGATCGACGACAAGGCTCAGAAACTGTTCGACCTTGTGCGTGAATGCGGCGCCGAACTGGGTCAGGACATCCGCTGGCAATCAACCGGCGGCGTGTGCGACGGCAACAACATCGCTGCTTGCGGCGTGCCTGTGGTGGACACGATGGGCGTGCGCGGCGGCGCGATCCATTCGGCTGACGAATTCCTGATCACCGCCAGCCTGGCAGAGCGCGCCGCGCTTTCGGCCCGCGTGATCGAACGCCTTTCGAACTTCGAATTCTAG
- a CDS encoding arginine N-succinyltransferase gives MSFRLRAARLSDLEHLYEMAKLTGGGFTNLPPDRKALGAKLERAAEAFANTEDALVDEQFVLVLENLQTRKVAGTCQLMTMVGQQWPFYSYRLNTLTQYSQALDRTVRAELLSLVTDLEGSSEVGGLFLHPNERAGGLGLLLARSRYLFVAMHRERFADRILAELRGIIDERGGSPFWDGVAGRFFGMSFQEADYFNAINGNQFIADLMPKHPVYVSMLSEDARSVIGVPHPTGRAAMRMLENEGFHYEGYVDIFDGGPTMVARTDEVTSVKNSVEAKLVSHDLAEGERAILATGRLETFRACYGARKFDGEGGIAIDAAAADALDVKDGDMIWSVAR, from the coding sequence TTGAGCTTTCGCCTTCGCGCTGCGCGCCTTTCCGATCTGGAACACCTTTATGAAATGGCCAAGCTGACCGGCGGCGGCTTCACCAATCTGCCGCCTGATCGCAAGGCGTTGGGAGCGAAGCTTGAACGCGCGGCGGAAGCCTTTGCCAACACCGAAGACGCTCTGGTTGACGAACAGTTCGTGCTGGTCCTGGAAAACCTCCAGACCCGCAAGGTCGCTGGTACGTGTCAGCTGATGACAATGGTGGGCCAGCAATGGCCGTTCTATTCCTATCGCCTCAACACGCTGACCCAGTATTCGCAGGCGCTTGACCGAACCGTTCGCGCGGAACTGCTCAGCCTCGTCACTGATCTCGAAGGGTCGAGCGAGGTCGGCGGGCTGTTCCTGCATCCCAATGAGCGCGCAGGCGGGCTCGGCCTGTTGCTGGCGCGATCACGCTATCTCTTTGTCGCCATGCATCGTGAACGCTTTGCCGATCGCATTCTGGCCGAATTGCGCGGGATCATCGACGAACGCGGCGGTTCCCCGTTCTGGGACGGTGTGGCCGGTCGCTTTTTCGGCATGTCGTTTCAGGAAGCGGATTATTTCAACGCGATCAACGGCAACCAGTTCATCGCCGATCTGATGCCCAAGCATCCGGTCTATGTCTCGATGCTTTCGGAGGACGCCCGCAGCGTGATCGGCGTGCCTCACCCCACCGGACGTGCTGCCATGCGCATGTTGGAGAACGAAGGCTTCCACTACGAAGGCTATGTCGACATCTTCGACGGGGGGCCGACCATGGTGGCCCGCACGGACGAAGTGACGAGCGTGAAGAATTCGGTCGAGGCCAAGCTCGTTTCGCACGATTTGGCCGAAGGAGAGCGGGCGATCCTGGCGACGGGGCGGCTCGAAACTTTCCGTGCCTGCTACGGCGCGCGCAAATTCGACGGCGAAGGCGGTATTGCCATCGACGCGGCTGCGGCTGATGCGCTCGACGTGAAAGACGGAGACATGATCTGGAGTGTCGCGCGATGA
- a CDS encoding N-succinylarginine dihydrolase, translating into MSLVEINFDGIVGPSHNYAGLSLGNIASASHKGDASYPRAAALQGIAKMRGNLARLGVQGFLLPLPRPNVLLQQVLAYDGTEDAALRAAPWSASSMWTANAATVSPAPDTADGRCHLSPANLVTMLHRAQEWPDTKRQLDIAFADSRHFAVHGPVPPTFGDEGAANHMRFCEGHGAAGVEVFVYGRPGGRFPARQHEQASRLVARAHGLDPEKCVFIEQNPAAIEAGAFHNDVVSVANERVLFTHAEAFADQQGAYDAIRAAFPALEVVEVPSSAVTLQEAIRTYLFNAQLLTLPDGSMALIVPEECRESASVWAYCESMMASNGPIREVIPVDVRQSMANGGGPACLRLRVVCDPATVDPRFLLDEAKADRIEEVIGRTWPEQIDPADIGSEALAAQVIAARAALLTVLELEELH; encoded by the coding sequence ATGAGCCTTGTGGAGATCAATTTCGACGGCATCGTCGGCCCTTCGCACAATTATGCCGGCCTCAGCCTGGGGAATATCGCCAGCGCCAGCCACAAGGGCGATGCGTCCTATCCGCGCGCGGCCGCGCTGCAGGGAATCGCCAAGATGCGCGGAAATCTGGCGCGACTGGGCGTTCAGGGATTCCTGCTTCCGCTCCCCCGGCCGAACGTCCTGCTTCAACAAGTTCTGGCCTATGACGGCACGGAGGATGCGGCATTGCGCGCAGCCCCTTGGTCGGCATCGTCGATGTGGACCGCTAATGCCGCAACGGTCAGCCCCGCGCCGGACACCGCCGACGGGCGCTGCCATCTGTCACCTGCCAATCTGGTCACCATGCTGCATCGCGCGCAGGAATGGCCAGATACAAAGCGTCAGCTCGACATCGCCTTTGCCGACTCCCGCCACTTCGCAGTGCATGGTCCGGTCCCGCCCACTTTCGGGGACGAAGGCGCCGCCAACCACATGCGTTTTTGTGAAGGGCACGGCGCCGCCGGGGTGGAGGTATTTGTTTACGGTCGGCCGGGAGGACGCTTCCCCGCACGCCAGCACGAACAGGCGAGCCGTCTGGTCGCCCGCGCGCACGGGCTCGATCCTGAAAAGTGCGTCTTCATCGAACAAAACCCGGCAGCGATCGAGGCTGGCGCGTTCCACAATGACGTGGTTTCGGTGGCCAATGAACGCGTCCTGTTCACCCATGCCGAAGCATTTGCCGATCAGCAGGGCGCCTATGACGCGATCCGCGCCGCCTTCCCCGCGCTCGAAGTGGTGGAAGTGCCCAGCTCCGCGGTCACCCTCCAGGAAGCGATCCGCACTTACCTCTTCAATGCGCAATTGCTGACGCTGCCCGACGGATCGATGGCGCTGATCGTTCCCGAAGAATGCCGCGAAAGCGCATCAGTCTGGGCCTATTGCGAAAGCATGATGGCGAGCAACGGCCCTATTCGCGAGGTGATCCCCGTGGATGTACGGCAATCAATGGCCAATGGCGGCGGCCCGGCCTGTCTGCGCCTGCGCGTGGTTTGCGACCCTGCGACGGTCGACCCCCGCTTTCTGCTCGACGAGGCCAAGGCCGACCGGATCGAGGAAGTGATTGGCCGGACCTGGCCCGAACAAATCGACCCGGCGGACATCGGCAGCGAGGCTCTGGCCGCGCAGGTCATCGCCGCGAGAGCGGCGCTTTTGACCGTACTAGAACTGGAAGAATTGCACTGA